The following nucleotide sequence is from Mucilaginibacter sp. cycad4.
GATAAAACATATCCTGCCGATGGTGATAATACACTTTTCGGCCACTCTTTCGGCGGCGTGTTTGTTACCTATGCTTTATTGAACGAGCCGCAGCTTTTCAATAATTATATTGCCGGCGACCCCAGCTATTGGTGGGATAATGGCGTTATGCTTAAACAAGCTAAAGAAAAATTACCTTCGCTTGCAGGCAAGGTAAAAGCGCTTTATATCGGCGGCCGGGAGGGACGGGGCATGAAAGAAATGAAAATTAATGCAATGGACAGCCTGCTGAAAAAAGATGCTCCGGCAGGTTTTGAATGGGTGGTAAAAGCTTACCCCGCCGAATCGCATGGTACTGTACGGCTGAAGAACTTTTATGATGGCCTGAGATTTACCTATAACGACTACGGCGGTAAGCCGCTTGAGTTTCATCCCTCCGCCGGGATTGTGCTAAAGAATAAGCCGATAAAAATCTGGTATTTCAATGATACAACAAAAGTGCATTATACGTTCGATGGCTCACAGCCATTGGCAACATCGCCGTTTGCAAAACGCGAAATAGAATTATCGGGCCCTGCAAAAGTTACCCTGCGGCAAATTGCCGGCCGCGCTAAATTTGACAAGAGCACCAGTGGCGATTTCAGGGAGGGCTCCTTCCTGCCCGCAAAACCGCTCAAAAAAAGCTACAAGCCGGGCGGTTTTCATTATGCCTATTACGAAGGCCAGTGGGATAAACTGCCCGACTTTAAGGCGTTAAAACCTGTTAAAGAGGGCACAGCCGATAGCACATTTGATATCAATAAACTTCCCCGCCAAAACAATTTCGGCGTAGTAATGGACGGGCAATTTGAAGTTAAGCAGGATGGTTATTACATTTTGGGATTAGGATCAGATGATGGCTGCAAAGTATACCTTAATGACAAGCTTATCATCGATCTTGATGGTTTGCACGATGCAGATATACAACGGTCATACATCGCCCCGCTTAAAAAAGGTTTTTACCCCTTGCGGATAGAGTACTTTCAAAAGGAAGGCGGCCGCAAGCTTGATTTTGTATACGTAACCCCTGATAATATCGCCAAAAAGGAGATAACGCCAATTCCTTACGAGTTGCAATACGGCCCCAGATAGGCTGCTTACCTTAGAGACTGTTTAAAAACATATAGAAGCCGTCATTGCGAGGTACGGAGCAATCCCCAATAGGCAGAGGGGCTATGCAAATCCGCCCTGTAAAGTAGGGGATTGCTCCGTACCTTATAATGACGTGCATGTAAGTATTTCATAATCAAGCTGCATTTTGAAGAGTAAGGCCAAGTTTTTGCGCTTCTTTTCGCAGACGAGCGATCTTTCTTGCCTTTTGTAGCTCAACATCCTGCTGAACTTTGCTGCTGTCGTAGGCTTCCTGTTTGAGCACCATCTTATAGAAGATAACCGCTATTTTCCTTGCCACTGCCTTTATAGCTTTGGCCTTCCCTTTGGTTGCAGCCAACTTCCGGTATTGCTGTCCCAGAGGACCTTTACTTTGCCAGAGACAATTGGCGGCCAGCCGGAAAGCTTGTGTTGCCGGATTGTGGGTGATCCGTTTTTCATAGCCCACCAGTTTGCCTCCTGTTATTTTGGGTCGAGGCGACAGGTTTAACCAACTTGTGAAATGACCGGCGGTGGGCCATTTGCCCATATCCGGCCCGGTTACGGCCAGGATCGTTAACAGGCCGATCTCGTCCAGTCCTTCTACCGCTGTCAGGTCAACCCCTAATATGGCCAATAAATAATCCTTCAGGTTGATATGGTATTGATTCTTGCGGACCATGCCCTGTTTCTTTGAACTTTTGATCTCCGGCGCCAATAGCTTAAGCGTTTGTTCGATATGCTCCTCATAATAAAGCATCTGATCTTTTAAAAAGTCATAGGCTTTCAGGCTGCCTCTAAGGATATGGATCAGGCTGTCCCGGTAGTCGCCCTCAAGAGAACGCAGTAACTCCTCCCTGCCTGCTTTCAGCCGTTTATGATCGATACTGCAAAGCAGTTCTTCAGGGTCTGATATCCCTGAACAAATCAGCCGCAATAGCTTTATTCCTGATACGCCTTCAATATCGCTGATCAGGTGCTGGAACTTGATATTCATTTTAGTCAGGATGTTTTGGATCCTGTTGAGCGTATCGCTTTTCTGATCCTGGCAGATCTGCCTTTCATGAATGTACTGCCTGAGGTCCTGGTAACAGGCAGGGGCTATATGAGATTCCCGTAAAAGACCATGAGTAAGCAGCTGATGCAGCCACCCGGCATCATTAATGTCCGTTTTTCGTGCCGATACATTTCGGTAATGGCTCGGATTGATCATCACCACCTTCATCCCTCTGGATTCAAGGATACTGTGCAGGGGCATCCAATAAGTGGCTGTTGATTCCATCGTTACGATCTCTACCTTTTCCCTTTGCAACAGGTCCGCTAATTCATATAGACTGGAGGTAAAACTGTTAAACTCTTCCAGCTGGATCTGATCCCGGGCATCGGTATAGGACACAACCATCAACATGCTGCCTACATCGATCCCGGCTGACCTGGGATAAAGAACACCGAACTGAGACATCTTTTTTGAACCAACCGGCGCTCCCGCCTTTTTCCTGTTTTTGTTTTGATTAGCTTTGCCCATATTTTTTGTTATAAAAACCGGGCAAACTCTGTCGCTTTAAAAAGTCTAAGCTTAAAAGCGTGGTAAACCACCAGCCGGCCAGCTGGTGGTTCCCTTTAATGTTTCTTGCAAAAAGTGACAGTCCCAAACTCGCAAGCGGGTTCCTAAGGACCCCAAGGGTTATACGGGGTGTGTAATTTGCCCTGTTTTCAATGGCAAATATCTTTCATTAACCGCGAAGCACGTCATCTCATTTTTTTTCAGGGATTCCTGATGGATACTCGCAATGACGAGCGGGATATAGCAGTTTTATTTAACCGTTTTTAACAGCTTCTTAGAATCAAAACAGACTGTTTTATATTAAAGCTAAAGGGGCTGCATCATATTATGATACAGCCCCTTTGATGTTTTAGATAGAGTCTATTAATTGATTTCACATAAAGCAATTAATAATATCGATAAACAAAGTTATGGCTTTAAGCTCTGTGCATTCCGCTTTTATATAAATCAGGTACATATTCCGTTAGAAAGAACCCGGACCGCCGGGGCCTCCTCCTGGGCCACCGCCAGGGCCACCCGGACCGCCGCCATCGCGGTTAAACCTACGCTGGCCAGGCTCTTGTGTTGGGGCTTTGCCGGCAAATTTTTGCAGGCGGAATGTAAAGCTTAACAAGTAATAACGGCCAAGCCTGTTCACATTAGATTGCGTGGTAATGTTGCCATTAACAACCGATGTAAAACCAGTATTTTGATTAAACAGATCGTACGCTGCTAAGCGGATAGTAGCACGGTGGTCTTTCAAAAACCTGCGCTCAACGTAGGTATTCAGGATATTAGGGT
It contains:
- a CDS encoding PA14 domain-containing protein; translated protein: MKTSTYLFLSLTVALIFSLSGRSGAQDMPGKRDSINSAVLNEKRIIQVILPDGYKAGSASKYDVLYIIDDWNIKLGRDIQHFISDEHTMPPMIIVGVLNVDRDRDFLPTHNNGNKTSGGADKFLKFFKEELIPYIDKTYPADGDNTLFGHSFGGVFVTYALLNEPQLFNNYIAGDPSYWWDNGVMLKQAKEKLPSLAGKVKALYIGGREGRGMKEMKINAMDSLLKKDAPAGFEWVVKAYPAESHGTVRLKNFYDGLRFTYNDYGGKPLEFHPSAGIVLKNKPIKIWYFNDTTKVHYTFDGSQPLATSPFAKREIELSGPAKVTLRQIAGRAKFDKSTSGDFREGSFLPAKPLKKSYKPGGFHYAYYEGQWDKLPDFKALKPVKEGTADSTFDINKLPRQNNFGVVMDGQFEVKQDGYYILGLGSDDGCKVYLNDKLIIDLDGLHDADIQRSYIAPLKKGFYPLRIEYFQKEGGRKLDFVYVTPDNIAKKEITPIPYELQYGPR
- a CDS encoding IS110 family transposase — encoded protein: MGKANQNKNRKKAGAPVGSKKMSQFGVLYPRSAGIDVGSMLMVVSYTDARDQIQLEEFNSFTSSLYELADLLQREKVEIVTMESTATYWMPLHSILESRGMKVVMINPSHYRNVSARKTDINDAGWLHQLLTHGLLRESHIAPACYQDLRQYIHERQICQDQKSDTLNRIQNILTKMNIKFQHLISDIEGVSGIKLLRLICSGISDPEELLCSIDHKRLKAGREELLRSLEGDYRDSLIHILRGSLKAYDFLKDQMLYYEEHIEQTLKLLAPEIKSSKKQGMVRKNQYHINLKDYLLAILGVDLTAVEGLDEIGLLTILAVTGPDMGKWPTAGHFTSWLNLSPRPKITGGKLVGYEKRITHNPATQAFRLAANCLWQSKGPLGQQYRKLAATKGKAKAIKAVARKIAVIFYKMVLKQEAYDSSKVQQDVELQKARKIARLRKEAQKLGLTLQNAA